tcatagatactaaggtcagaagggaccattctgatcatctagtctgacctcctgcacagtgcaggccacagaatctcacccacccactcctatgaaaaacctcacccatgtctgagctattgaagtccttaaatcatggtttaaagacttcaaggagcagagaagcctccctcaagtcaaccatgccccatgctacagaggaagacgaaaaacctccagggcctctccaatctgccctggaggaaaattccttcctgactccaaatatggcagtcagctaaaccctgagcatatgggcaagattcaccagccacatactacagaaaattctttcctgggtaactcagatcccatccatctaatatcctatctcaggggatttggcctatttaccctgaatatttaaagatcagttacttaccaaaatcccattatcccatcataccatctcctccataaacttatcaagtagaatcttaaaaccagatagatcttttgcccccactgcttcccttggaaggctattccaaaatttcactcctctgatggttaaaaaccttcgtctgatttcaagtctaaacttcctggtggccagtttatacccatttgttcttgtgtccacattgatgctgagctgaaataattcctctccctctcctgtatttatccctctgatatatttatagagagcaatcatatctcccctcaaccttcttttagttaggctaaacaagccaagctccttaagtctcctttcataagacaagttttccattcctcggatcatcctagtagcccttctctgtacctgctccagcttgaattcatcctttttaaacatgggagaccagaactgcacacagtattctaggtgaggtctcaccagtgccttgtataacggtactaaaacctccttatccctactggaaatgcctctcctgatgcatcccaaaaccgcattagcttttttcacagccatatcacattggcaggtcatagtcatcctatgatcaaccaatactccaaggtccttctcctcttccgttacttctaattgatgcgtccccaatttataactaaaattcttattaatccctaaatgcataaccttacacttctcactattaaatttcatcctattactattactccagtttacaaggtcatccagatcctcctgtataatatcctgatccttctccgaattggcaatacctcccagctttgtatcgtctgcaaactttattagcacactcccactttttgtgccaaggtcagtaataaaaagattaaataagattggtcccaaaaccgatccctgaggaactccactggtaacctccctccaacctgacagtttgcctttcagtaggacccgttgcagtctcccctttaaccaattccttatccaccttttgatgatcatattgatccccatcttctccaatttaactaataattccccatgtgacacggtatcaaatgccttactgaaatctaggtaaattagatctactacatttcctttatctaaaaaatctgttaccttttcaaaaaaggagattaggttggtttggcacgatctaccttttgtaaaaccatgttgtattgtattaccttttgtaaaaccatgtcccatttaccattgacttcaatgtccttaactaatttctccttcaaaattttttccaggaccttgcatactacagatgtcaaactaactggcctgtagttaccggatcacttttttttcctttcttaaaaataggaactatattagcaattctccaatcattcggtactactcctgagtttacagattcattaaaaattcttgctaatgggcttgcaatttcaggtgccaattcctttaatattcttggatgaagattatctgggccccctgatctagtcccattaagctgtttcagtttcgcttctacttcagatatggtaatatctacctctatatcctcattcccatttgtcatacttgtggcaccttagagactaacatttatttgagcataagctttcaatctACCAGCTCCTCAGCTTTTTTTGCTaccattttgccttttttctccatgtctGTGGTCTTTCTGTGTGTTCCGCAAAAGAGGAAGTTCAGTGGATTTCTTGCTTCTTCACTACTGCCTTTAACATCTGAATGGGAGGCAGTGAGGTAAAAGTTTTTACCCATCTCATCAAGATGGTAAACTGCTCTTCCATACACTGACATAAAGACTCAGAAAGATGAATCAGTGGAAGGACTGTGGGAGGAGACCGCTAACTGCCATAAAGGGTGCCAAAGCTGCCCAGGAATAAGAGCTCAATTTTGGGGAGCGCTAGAAGTTCCACATGttaactatttatttttctttgttgtgctACATGATGAAATCCCTTCACAGTTTAGGTGCAGTGCAGTTTGCAAAGACAGTTGCTCAGCAGGGTTCCTAAACTCTGTAAGAGTAGAGTTTTATGCCTGTACAGTTAAAGATCCCCATATGGCATCTCTTTGCCTACTCCCATTCAGCACCTTCTGCCCCTCATGCTAATGCATGCCTTCAGCTAGTCATCCAGTCTAAAGTCTTCCTTTTGTAATTATCTTCAGTTTGTAGTTCATTTTTAGAATGATTTCAGTCAAACTGAAAATTGCCAAtgattttaaattataaactctttggagcataTACTATGTCTCATTTCTGTGAAAATCACTGTACTGACTTCTGGTGCTGtatatattgtaaaaaaaattggtgaTTGTTAACGTTCCTACATAATGTCCATTTTGCCGTAGAATTTATTCAGCTGAGTAATTTAGGTTTCATGCGCCACATAGTACAGCCTTGTCCAGTATTCACTAGAATGCACTAAAACTCTACAGCAACCTGTACAGACCCTAATccaatttgaaaacatttttcttccgtTTCCTCTTTTGGCTTAGTGCTCCCCCTATTGCTCTCCTTTACCTCCATAGCTGttcttctctcttttcccctctcattactgatttctctttctcttcaccTGAGTGGAGCTCAGGATCATGCTCACTGCCAACTGCCGCTCAGTTTCAGATGGAACATTTTGCTGAGCATAGCGGAGAGGTGGCTATGGGATTCAATGCTGAGAGCTGGCCAGTTGCACTtaagtgtatgtctacattgcaattaaaaacctatggctgcccatgccagctgattgaGGCTCAAGGGGCTTGGCTAAGGTGctctttaattgctgtgtagacacttgggctggagcctgggctccaggaacctgtgaggtgggaggttcccagagcttgggctgcagccccagctggaatatctacattgcaattaagcagccccacagcccaagccccacaaacctgagtcggctggcatgagccagccacAGATGTCTAATTACAGCATAGATATCATTAAGAGACAACCAAGGGTAAGGAGTGATTAACTTGTTGGGAGAGGTGCTGCTGTTTTCTAAGTACAGCATCATTACTATATATCCTGCTGCTTGCTACCATTGCCAGTTCTTGGGTCAGATATTCTAACTCTTATATAGTACCAGCCAATTTGGGATCATGGGCAACTatgtttctttaaatatttgtagaaGAGCAAAAATCCTTGAGAACTGATGACAGAATCAGTTCTACTTCCAGTGGTTATTACTTTATTTTCTCTTAATGGGCATAAACCATGTCTATAAATGGGCATAAAACATGTCTAACCATGTTTGTGTGTACACATAATTATGGCTGCAAAGGAGTCAAATCATTTTATCTTGTATTTAGGATCCCCCCAGGTGATAAAATGTAGAAACCTGTGTTTTCATGTTTTTACTTAAAACTTtgtcagaaaaaattaaaataattagataaattgaGATGACATCCCATGTGACTTGTGGTGTTGATTTGGTTCTAACCGGTTGCATTAGTGTTTGAATGTTGGTTTCTTTCAGTATATCCAGGGCATCATGTAATTTGTGGTTATGCAACCATGGAAATACCATATAATTTACCTTTTTGCTAAGATGTCACTTAAATCTGTTTTATTGTGCAGATCAGCACAAATGAATTTTTCCTGTAATTTTCTGTTCCTCAGCTTATCTGCTTGCCATTTTAGGATCTCCAAGAGAGAGAAATTGTGTAGCCTGACAGAGAAATGGGGAATACAGCAACATGAGGTTCAGAAGGTGCTAGTGCACTATCTTTAGGGAGCATGGAGAAAGATATGGAAGCATGTGGTTGCCATCCTATGGCTTTAAGGAACAGAACTATTTcacctacaggtttcagagtggtagccgtgttagtctgtatcagcaaaaataatgaggagtcctggtgacaccttagagactaacatttatttgggcataagctttcgtgggctaaaacccccttcatcagatgcagtgggtaaggcaactcccatgttttcatatgctgtgtatttatacacctccctactgtattttccacgctatgcatttgatgaagtgggttttagcccacgaaagcttatgcccaaataaaagtgttagtctctaaggtgccacaaggcacAAATCACTTGTTGATTTCACCTACAGTGCATCAAGAGTGGAGCGCTGCTTAGGAGTTATGAATGCAACTGCTGCCTCCTTTaagcctgccctgctccctacaaGGCTTTGCTTCAGGTCCTTTTAGCCACCATCTGTCACCCACTCTCCCAATTTAAAAGTTGTAATGTTTATCAAATATGTTTGTAATCAGTCAACATTGCTTCATATGTCTGTACTGCTGTGGTGCATAAAACAGGGACCCTCACCACATAATTTAGGATGAATTAAGGAAAGGAGAGACCTTGATTTGGCTTATTTAATACCATAGAATAGTCTCATATTTTGAGAAATTAATTTGACAGGACTCTGAACTTATTTTCAACATAATCTTTAACTAACCTATTTAAATGTATAgcagtgtttttcatttaaatactCTCAACAATTGTCTTCTTAAATCACTGTCACTATACTGTAAAGATAAGTTTATATATTTTCATACTCTCGTGGATGAGTTTCTAGGATGCATTAACCTGCATCTAATATTAGCAAACAATTACTTTAGGCTCTGTCTATGCTTTTTATTAACCTTAATAAATAGTAACaaatttttcattgtttgatttttatatatatatataaggaatGTAAATCATTCCTTGTTTCATGGTCATAATGTTTACCAAGTAATACTTTGCTATTATAATATCGTGTATTTAATGTAACTAGGAATTTTTAAGTGTATTTGAAATAGGAATTTTAATATAAGCACATGTAAACAGGCAGTTTCATTAGTTGCTGTCATTGTCAGGCAGAATCAAACTGTTCTAGAAGCATATTGTCTTGCCCTGATTGATGCAAATACCACACTCCCAATGTTTTCTCTTTACCCTACTTATCCATATATATAACTTTCTGAGAGGTGACACTGTCATTCTTTTCCCTTcttgctgaaaatgaaaaaaaaaaaaaaaatcttgaagtaGTTCCCTTCCATTTGTCAATTCATGCCTTTATCAATAATAGTGGGTGGCctgacttatttatttatttgtttatttttaaaatagcattcaGGCCTTGTGCATCATAAATGCCAGTTGAATGGATTGCTGAAATCTGGAATTGTGACaggtggaaaagaaaaaatatgcagttaaatttatgcaaaaaaaaattctgttcatcATCTTTGATGTAATAGAGCTCCAATGCTAATGTCCAGTGTTGTATGTTCAACTTTTATATAATATGAGGAATGCAAGAAGATACGGCTGGGTTTTAAGATTCATGGATTCGACGAAATGTAGAGTCCTACTGTGTCACACTAACATCTCAGATCCATACACAGGGGTTTGAAATCTAGATCTGAACCCAGTTTTTCCCAAAATTTGAGATAGAAAATGATTCAGTCCATCATTTAGGAATAGGTTCAAACTGCAAATTTTAAATATGATGTTTGTTTTGGACCCATTTCTACTGTTAGTGGTTTGACAGGAGTAACATCTTTTGATTATCTGTCAAATTagaaatgcaaatgaaaataataggagtacttgtggcaccttagagactaacaaatttatttgagcataagctttcgtgagctttcatgatgcatccgatgaagtgagctgtagctcatgaaagcttatgctcaaataaatgttagtctctaaggtgccacaagtactccttttctttttgcgaatacagactaacacggctgctactctgaaaccaatgaaaataATGTTACTTATCAGTTTCTTTGATTTATAAAGGCAACAGATTCAGTTAACAAAATATTGTATTATGTTTTCTATTTCATCTTGCTATGTGATTATAATTAATGTATATTGCTATTGATAAATATGGAATTTTAAGGATGAGGTTTGATATTTCTTGTGTGAGTGCAGACATTTAATAATCATGCCtgtacaaaatgattttttatacaatatagtaaaaaaaaaatagtgcattTTAGTAATACTGAAGTGTTCCAGTTATATTTGATATTCAGACTTTAATGATACTCTGATACCTGTTATAAAGACAGAATAAAGAGAAATAGTAAGTAAACTGTTCTATTTCTTGGGGCCAATATACAGCTCTGTAAAAGTCCTTATTTGTTGAAACAGAGGGAAGAAATAACTGTTTCATAAACGTATTTAATTTTCACAATTAGGTACCTTTGTCACAATGTAGAATATATCCTTCAGAACATTAGCATATATTTTATGAATGCagatgtttttgaatgttacttttttctcattgttttgtttacatttttttgaAGGTTTCCCAATGAGTGGATCATGATGAACATACTTTAGGGACTTGCCATAGTATGGCTGCTTCTCGATCTACTCGTGTCACAAGATCAACAGTGGGGTTAAATGGTTTGGATGAAAACTTTTGTGGTCGAACCTTAAGAAACCGTAGTATTGCTCATCCAGAAGAATTATCTCCTCATTCTCAAGTACGATCAAGATCACCAAAGAAGAGACCAGAGTCTGTGCAAACTCAAAAGGGAAGTAATAGTGGAAGAACTACTGACTTGAAACAACAAAGTGCTCGGGAATCATGGGTGAGCCCTAGAAAAAGAGGACTGTCTACTTCTGAAAAAGATAATGTTGAGAAACAAATTGTGGAAAATTGTGAGAAAAGACAAGCAGAATCTGTATCACCAGTTTTAAAACGAATTAAACGTTGCCTGCGTTCAGAAGTAGCAAACAGTTCTGAAGAAGAACTGCCTACTAAAGCGGAAAAGGAATCATTGGAGTGTAAGAGTTCCATATCGGACAATGATGCAGTGTCTGCAGGGACTAAACAAGCTTGTCGATGTCTTATACTGGATGATTGTGACAAAAGGGAAGTTAAAAAGGTGAATGTCTGTGCGGAAGGGTTTAATAATTCTGCAATAGTTGAAGAGCTCACGGGCTATCAGGCTGTCAATGGGGTTGATGAGAGAGAGTCAGATGCCCTAAACTGTGATGACTGTCAGCCTGATGGGAACACTAAACAGAACAGTGCTGGTTCCTGTTTGCCCAAGGAGAAAATAGTAGCAGAAAATGGGAATTCATTTGCCCATTCTTCATTGTTGCATAATAGCAGCAAGGAGGACAGTGTTATAGACCATTATGTGCCTTGCACAAATTCACCTGAACAGGTAAAGTTAGAGGACCACAAAATAAGTGACTGCTTGCCTGCAGAACATGCTGATCAGGCAAATGAGCCAGCTACAGGGTCCTTTTCTGAAATCCAGTCATCTTTCTTAAGGGATTCTGAGGAGGAGGTAGATGTGGTGGGAGACAGCAGTGCCTCAAAGGAACAGTGTGCTGAAAACACCAATAGCAACCTGAACACCAATCGTGATAGTACATCAATCTCAGGTGAACCTGAACCACCATCTTCTGTGGTGGAATGTGTTTCAGCTCAAATTACATCTATGTCAGAACTTCAAGAACACAGATATACATTGAGAACTTCACCACGAAGGGCTGCCCCTGCCAAAGGTAGCCCCACTAAAAATAACTCACCTTGTAGAGAAAATGGGCAGGTTGAGGAAAATAATCTTAGTCTCACTGAAAAGAATATAACTGCAAGTACTAATAATATCCGTGGATCTCCCATAAACGCTAAAGAAATTATGCAGAGTGAAAGAGTGAGAGGTTGTGACTCTGGAGATTATCTGACTGATGGACTAAGTAAGCCACCCTCTGAGGCGAGGCTCATTGCTGGATATATATCATCTGCCAAAGAGAGTGCCAACCTGCATACTGCAGAAGATGATGAGGAAGAGCCTGATGTGTATTACTTTGAATCAGATCATGTGGCATTGAAACACAACAAAGAGTATGTGTAACTATGGTAACCATGAATTCTGCTTTTGTTCCTTAGCcaaaaatctaattttcaaaaattatcCATATATCTTTAAGTAATTTCACAATAACTTAAGTATTTCAATTTCTTAATTGTTCAgctattattcattttcataaatACTTTAACCTCAACCCTCATTTCCCATATCCTCTCAAAAAGTAACCTTTTATCTACGTAATATGCAGTGTAGGATAGCAATATGGTTTATTCAGTTCTAATAATTTAAGTTTCTAgcaagaaattttttttgaaacatACTTCTGTTTTCCCCCCTAAAGAATTtacagaaaccaaaccaaaatattacagccttTAATTTAActagaaacattttgattatttatCAACCTGTCTAACAGTTACAGTACATACAGGTTTATTAAATGGTGATACTACTATACATAGCAGAGTATATAAACAAGTTGCTATGGCATCCATTTTCCAAGCATTGTGAAGAGATTTAGCTATGTTTTTTTCATGTCAATTAACTTGTCATGTTGCTAAATTCCAGTGCAACAATTTGAAACTTTACACCAGTGTTGTCACATGTTTTCATCTATGGTGATGTTATTTTAGCACAAAAAGTATAGATTGATATTCTAATTACCCTTAGCAAGTataaatgttgtttgtttattatcTGAATAGCTATTAGTAAAACTGAGGTAGTCACAAATATGTAATGTGATGAAAGTCCTTGTAAAGAAAAGGCACtggtttttatataaatatagttTATATGGAAAGAATTTGCCCTAGAATGACAGATCAGACCACAACTTTATACCACGTAACAATTT
This genomic window from Dermochelys coriacea isolate rDerCor1 chromosome 8, rDerCor1.pri.v4, whole genome shotgun sequence contains:
- the ZZZ3 gene encoding ZZ-type zinc finger-containing protein 3 isoform X6; the protein is MAASRSTRVTRSTVGLNGLDENFCGRTLRNRSIAHPEELSPHSQVRSRSPKKRPESVQTQKGSNSGRTTDLKQQSARESWVSPRKRGLSTSEKDNVEKQIVENCEKRQAESVSPVLKRIKRCLRSEVANSSEEELPTKAEKESLECKSSISDNDAVSAGTKQACRCLILDDCDKREVKKVNVCAEGFNNSAIVEELTGYQAVNGVDERESDALNCDDCQPDGNTKQNSAGSCLPKEKIVAENGNSFAHSSLLHNSSKEDSVIDHYVPCTNSPEQVKLEDHKISDCLPAEHADQANEPATGSFSEIQSSFLRDSEEEVDVVGDSSASKEQCAENTNSNLNTNRDSTSISGEPEPPSSVVECVSAQITSMSELQEHRYTLRTSPRRAAPAKGSPTKNNSPCRENGQVEENNLSLTEKNITASTNNIRGSPINAKEIMQSERVRGCDSGDYLTDGLSKPPSEARLIAGYISSAKESANLHTAEDDEEEPDVYYFESDHVALKHNKDYQRLLQTIAVLEAQRTQAVQDLESLGRHQREALKNPIGFVERLQKKVDIGLPCPQRVVQLPEIAWDQYTTSLGNFEREFKNRKRNSRRAKLIFDKGLPARPKSPLDPKKDGESISYSVLPLSDGPEGSTNSRPQKKLEQLLLKYPPEEVESRRWQKIADELGNRTAKQVASRVQKYFIKLTKAGIPVPGRTPNLYLYSKKSSSRRQHPLNKHLFKPSTFMTSHEPPVYMDEDDDGSSFQSHMDAAAEEEVSDEESIPIAYRELPEYKELLELKKLKKQKLQQMHAESGFVQHVGFKCDNCGTEPIQGIRWHCQDCPQEMSLDFCDSCSDCLHETEIHKEDHQLQPIYRAETFLDRDYCMSQGTSYNYLDPNYFPANR
- the ZZZ3 gene encoding ZZ-type zinc finger-containing protein 3 isoform X2; amino-acid sequence: MAASRSTRVTRSTVGLNGLDENFCGRTLRNRSIAHPEELSPHSQVRSRSPKKRPESVQTQKGSNSGRTTDLKQQSARESWVSPRKRGLSTSEKDNVEKQIVENCEKRQAESVSPVLKRIKRCLRSEVANSSEEELPTKAEKESLECKSSISDNDAVSAGTKQACRCLILDDCDKREVKKVNVCAEGFNNSAIVEELTGYQAVNGVDERESDALNCDDCQPDGNTKQNSAGSCLPKEKIVAENGNSFAHSSLLHNSSKEDSVIDHYVPCTNSPEQVKLEDHKISDCLPAEHADQANEPATGSFSEIQSSFLRDSEEEVDVVGDSSASKEQCAENTNSNLNTNRDSTSISGEPEPPSSVVECVSAQITSMSELQEHRYTLRTSPRRAAPAKGSPTKNNSPCRENGQVEENNLSLTEKNITASTNNIRGSPINAKEIMQSERVRGCDSGDYLTDGLSKPPSEARLIAGYISSAKESANLHTAEDDEEEPDVYYFESDHVALKHNKDYQRLLQTIAVLEAQRTQAVQDLESLGRHQREALKNPIGFVERLQKKVDIGLPCPQRVVQLPEIAWDQYTTSLGNFEREFKNRKRNSRRAKLIFDKVGLPARPKSPLDPKKDGESISYSVLPLSDGPEGSTNSRPQMIRGRLCDETKPETFNQLWTVEEQKKLEQLLLKYPPEEVESRRWQKIADELGNRTAKQVASRVQKYFIKLTKAGIPVPGRTPNLYLYSKKSSSRRQHPLNKHLFKPSTFMTSHEPPVYMDEDDDGSSFQSHMDAAAEEEVSDEESIPIAYRELPEYKELLELKKLKKQKLQQMHAESGFVQHVGFKCDNCGTEPIQGIRWHCQDCPQEMSLDFCDSCSDCLHETEIHKEDHQLQPIYRAETFLDRDYCMSQGTSYNYLDPNYFPANR
- the ZZZ3 gene encoding ZZ-type zinc finger-containing protein 3 isoform X5, which produces MAASRSTRVTRSTVGLNGLDENFCGRTLRNRSIAHPEELSPHSQVRSRSPKKRPESVQTQKGSNSGRTTDLKQQSARESWVSPRKRGLSTSEKDNVEKQIVENCEKRQAESVSPVLKRIKRCLRSEVANSSEEELPTKAEKESLECKSSISDNDAVSAGTKQACRCLILDDCDKREVKKVNVCAEGFNNSAIVEELTGYQAVNGVDERESDALNCDDCQPDGNTKQNSAGSCLPKEKIVAENGNSFAHSSLLHNSSKEDSVIDHYVPCTNSPEQVKLEDHKISDCLPAEHADQANEPATGSFSEIQSSFLRDSEEEVDVVGDSSASKEQCAENTNSNLNTNRDSTSISGEPEPPSSVVECVSAQITSMSELQEHRYTLRTSPRRAAPAKGSPTKNNSPCRENGQVEENNLSLTEKNITASTNNIRGSPINAKEIMQSERVRGCDSGDYLTDGLSKPPSEARLIAGYISSAKESANLHTAEDDEEEPDVYYFESDHVALKHNKDYQRLLQTIAVLEAQRTQAVQDLESLGRHQREALKNPIGFVERLQKKVDIGLPCPQRVVQLPEIAWDQYTTSLGNFEREFKNRKRNSRRAKLIFDKVGLPARPKSPLDPKKDGESISYSVLPLSDGPEGSTNSRPQKKLEQLLLKYPPEEVESRRWQKIADELGNRTAKQVASRVQKYFIKLTKAGIPVPGRTPNLYLYSKKSSSRRQHPLNKHLFKPSTFMTSHEPPVYMDEDDDGSSFQSHMDAAAEEEVSDEESIPIAYRELPEYKELLELKKLKKQKLQQMHAESGFVQHVGFKCDNCGTEPIQGIRWHCQDCPQEMSLDFCDSCSDCLHETEIHKEDHQLQPIYRAETFLDRDYCMSQGTSYNYLDPNYFPANR
- the ZZZ3 gene encoding ZZ-type zinc finger-containing protein 3 isoform X3 — protein: MAASRSTRVTRSTVGLNGLDENFCGRTLRNRSIAHPEELSPHSQVRSRSPKKRPESVQTQKGSNSGRTTDLKQQSARESWVSPRKRGLSTSEKDNVEKQIVENCEKRQAESVSPVLKRIKRCLRSEVANSSEEELPTKAEKESLECKSSISDNDAVSAGTKQACRCLILDDCDKREVKKVNVCAEGFNNSAIVEELTGYQAVNGVDERESDALNCDDCQPDGNTKQNSAGSCLPKEKIVAENGNSFAHSSLLHNSSKEDSVIDHYVPCTNSPEQVKLEDHKISDCLPAEHADQANEPATGSFSEIQSSFLRDSEEEVDVVGDSSASKEQCAENTNSNLNTNRDSTSISGEPEPPSSVVECVSAQITSMSELQEHRYTLRTSPRRAAPAKGSPTKNNSPCRENGQVEENNLSLTEKNITASTNNIRGSPINAKEIMQSERVRGCDSGDYLTDGLSKPPSEARLIAGYISSAKESANLHTAEDDEEEPDVYYFESDHVALKHNKDYQRLLQTIAVLEAQRTQAVQDLESLGRHQREALKNPIGFVERLQKKVDIGLPCPQRVVQLPEIAWDQYTTSLGNFEREFKNRKRNSRRAKLIFDKGLPARPKSPLDPKKDGESISYSVLPLSDGPEGSTNSRPQQMIRGRLCDETKPETFNQLWTVEEQKKLEQLLLKYPPEEVESRRWQKIADELGNRTAKQVASRVQKYFIKLTKAGIPVPGRTPNLYLYSKKSSSRRQHPLNKHLFKPSTFMTSHEPPVYMDEDDDGSSFQSHMDAAAEEEVSDEESIPIAYRELPEYKELLELKKLKKQKLQQMHAESGFVQHVGFKCDNCGTEPIQGIRWHCQDCPQEMSLDFCDSCSDCLHETEIHKEDHQLQPIYRAETFLDRDYCMSQGTSYNYLDPNYFPANR
- the ZZZ3 gene encoding ZZ-type zinc finger-containing protein 3 isoform X4; translated protein: MAASRSTRVTRSTVGLNGLDENFCGRTLRNRSIAHPEELSPHSQVRSRSPKKRPESVQTQKGSNSGRTTDLKQQSARESWVSPRKRGLSTSEKDNVEKQIVENCEKRQAESVSPVLKRIKRCLRSEVANSSEEELPTKAEKESLECKSSISDNDAVSAGTKQACRCLILDDCDKREVKKVNVCAEGFNNSAIVEELTGYQAVNGVDERESDALNCDDCQPDGNTKQNSAGSCLPKEKIVAENGNSFAHSSLLHNSSKEDSVIDHYVPCTNSPEQVKLEDHKISDCLPAEHADQANEPATGSFSEIQSSFLRDSEEEVDVVGDSSASKEQCAENTNSNLNTNRDSTSISGEPEPPSSVVECVSAQITSMSELQEHRYTLRTSPRRAAPAKGSPTKNNSPCRENGQVEENNLSLTEKNITASTNNIRGSPINAKEIMQSERVRGCDSGDYLTDGLSKPPSEARLIAGYISSAKESANLHTAEDDEEEPDVYYFESDHVALKHNKDYQRLLQTIAVLEAQRTQAVQDLESLGRHQREALKNPIGFVERLQKKVDIGLPCPQRVVQLPEIAWDQYTTSLGNFEREFKNRKRNSRRAKLIFDKGLPARPKSPLDPKKDGESISYSVLPLSDGPEGSTNSRPQMIRGRLCDETKPETFNQLWTVEEQKKLEQLLLKYPPEEVESRRWQKIADELGNRTAKQVASRVQKYFIKLTKAGIPVPGRTPNLYLYSKKSSSRRQHPLNKHLFKPSTFMTSHEPPVYMDEDDDGSSFQSHMDAAAEEEVSDEESIPIAYRELPEYKELLELKKLKKQKLQQMHAESGFVQHVGFKCDNCGTEPIQGIRWHCQDCPQEMSLDFCDSCSDCLHETEIHKEDHQLQPIYRAETFLDRDYCMSQGTSYNYLDPNYFPANR
- the ZZZ3 gene encoding ZZ-type zinc finger-containing protein 3 isoform X1, with protein sequence MAASRSTRVTRSTVGLNGLDENFCGRTLRNRSIAHPEELSPHSQVRSRSPKKRPESVQTQKGSNSGRTTDLKQQSARESWVSPRKRGLSTSEKDNVEKQIVENCEKRQAESVSPVLKRIKRCLRSEVANSSEEELPTKAEKESLECKSSISDNDAVSAGTKQACRCLILDDCDKREVKKVNVCAEGFNNSAIVEELTGYQAVNGVDERESDALNCDDCQPDGNTKQNSAGSCLPKEKIVAENGNSFAHSSLLHNSSKEDSVIDHYVPCTNSPEQVKLEDHKISDCLPAEHADQANEPATGSFSEIQSSFLRDSEEEVDVVGDSSASKEQCAENTNSNLNTNRDSTSISGEPEPPSSVVECVSAQITSMSELQEHRYTLRTSPRRAAPAKGSPTKNNSPCRENGQVEENNLSLTEKNITASTNNIRGSPINAKEIMQSERVRGCDSGDYLTDGLSKPPSEARLIAGYISSAKESANLHTAEDDEEEPDVYYFESDHVALKHNKDYQRLLQTIAVLEAQRTQAVQDLESLGRHQREALKNPIGFVERLQKKVDIGLPCPQRVVQLPEIAWDQYTTSLGNFEREFKNRKRNSRRAKLIFDKVGLPARPKSPLDPKKDGESISYSVLPLSDGPEGSTNSRPQQMIRGRLCDETKPETFNQLWTVEEQKKLEQLLLKYPPEEVESRRWQKIADELGNRTAKQVASRVQKYFIKLTKAGIPVPGRTPNLYLYSKKSSSRRQHPLNKHLFKPSTFMTSHEPPVYMDEDDDGSSFQSHMDAAAEEEVSDEESIPIAYRELPEYKELLELKKLKKQKLQQMHAESGFVQHVGFKCDNCGTEPIQGIRWHCQDCPQEMSLDFCDSCSDCLHETEIHKEDHQLQPIYRAETFLDRDYCMSQGTSYNYLDPNYFPANR